Proteins co-encoded in one Paracrocinitomix mangrovi genomic window:
- a CDS encoding outer membrane beta-barrel protein — translation MNFIKSLLLCFFLYTGITTYAQKMWVGPEFGTSIIQVENQNIGRAFQPSWYGGGIFEYSFNDWLSIKTGINYAQKRQGYTIYDTTEITIPGLNFDDLGLGDLDRNTYTEINGRYSMHFLEIPAMAKFKWKNYYVAVGGYAAYMLALKKREFTVSRTPLTAVIDFKTLAEQLGQAQLAMLFPEPYVEQYGESASKSGVRSFDYGAKATIGYQSETFGFSAGYQYGIPFYNTNSELENRRHHYMQFSINYLFGLGKKGGGKSSL, via the coding sequence ATGAACTTCATTAAATCTCTTTTGCTTTGCTTTTTTCTTTATACAGGAATAACAACTTACGCTCAAAAAATGTGGGTGGGACCTGAATTTGGAACCAGTATCATCCAAGTTGAAAACCAAAATATTGGTAGGGCATTTCAACCTTCATGGTATGGTGGAGGAATTTTTGAATATTCTTTTAATGATTGGTTATCTATCAAAACAGGAATCAATTATGCCCAAAAAAGACAAGGATATACCATTTATGATACCACAGAAATAACAATTCCGGGGCTCAATTTTGATGATTTGGGTCTGGGAGATTTGGACAGAAATACCTACACTGAAATTAACGGAAGATATAGCATGCATTTTTTGGAAATTCCGGCAATGGCCAAATTCAAATGGAAAAATTACTACGTAGCAGTTGGAGGATATGCAGCATACATGTTGGCTTTGAAAAAAAGAGAATTTACGGTTAGCAGAACACCACTTACGGCTGTTATAGATTTTAAAACACTTGCTGAACAGCTTGGTCAGGCACAATTGGCCATGTTATTTCCTGAGCCTTATGTTGAACAATATGGAGAAAGTGCCAGTAAATCCGGTGTAAGAAGTTTTGACTACGGAGCCAAAGCTACCATTGGATATCAATCAGAAACTTTTGGTTTTTCGGCGGGATATCAGTACGGAATTCCATTTTATAACACCAATTCTGAATTAGAAAATCGCAGACATCACTACATGCAGTTCAGCATCAACTACTTGTTTGGATTAGGCAAGAAAGGTGGAGGGAAAAGTAGTTTGTAA
- a CDS encoding DUF1987 domain-containing protein produces MEIYMKKATNSTPKILGNVTEGTLAISGRCYPEDSQSFFASLNSWLEHFYQTENPVIHVLFDLEYMNTSAGTVMAQMLKRLTILSDDKKIKVEWRYDNEDLDMKDMGESFNLLYGEMVTLIPKTI; encoded by the coding sequence ATGGAAATTTACATGAAAAAGGCGACCAACTCTACACCCAAAATATTGGGCAATGTCACGGAAGGAACATTGGCCATTAGTGGACGTTGTTATCCCGAAGATTCACAGTCTTTTTTTGCTTCACTTAACTCATGGCTTGAGCATTTTTACCAAACAGAAAATCCGGTTATACACGTGCTATTTGATTTAGAATACATGAATACATCTGCCGGAACTGTCATGGCACAAATGCTTAAAAGACTTACTATTTTATCAGATGATAAGAAAATAAAAGTAGAATGGCGTTACGACAATGAAGACCTGGACATGAAAGACATGGGAGAAAGCTTTAATCTACTTTATGGAGAAATGGTGACACTTATTCCTAAAACCATTTGA
- a CDS encoding aldehyde dehydrogenase family protein has product MSTAVAGTEINEVLEQLGIKEENQGASTGSHWFNTRGEKIGSYSPVDGSLIANVNMATSTEYEASILKAQEAFKEWRLVPAPKRGEIVRQLGEKLREYKEPLGKLVSYEMGKSYQEGLGEVQEMIDICDFAVGLSRQLNGSTLHSERPAHRMYDQYHPLGIVGIISAFNFPVAVWAWNTALAWICGDVCIWKPSEKVPLTAIACQKITAQVFKANNIPEGVSSLIIGDAEIGKLMSNDKRVPLVSATGSTRMGKSVAESVAKRLGKSLLELGGNNAIILAPSADLKMVLPATVFGAVGTAGQRCTSTRRLIIHESIYDNVKEILTNAYKQIKIGNPLDENNHMGPLIDKDAAEMYKAAIEKVKASGGKMLVEGDILTGEGYESGCYVSPSIAEVENHWEIVQHETFAPLLYLIKYSGEVSNAIDIQNAVDQGLSSAIFTNNIRESELFLSQAGSDCGIANVNIGTSGAEIGGAFGGEKDTGGGRESGSDAWKIYMRRQTNTINYSTELPLAQGIKFDF; this is encoded by the coding sequence ATGTCTACAGCAGTTGCAGGAACAGAAATTAATGAGGTATTGGAGCAATTAGGTATCAAAGAAGAAAACCAAGGTGCTTCAACTGGTTCTCATTGGTTCAATACCAGAGGTGAAAAAATTGGTTCTTATTCTCCGGTTGACGGATCCTTAATAGCAAACGTGAACATGGCTACTTCTACTGAATACGAAGCAAGTATCCTTAAAGCGCAAGAAGCTTTTAAAGAGTGGAGATTAGTACCTGCTCCTAAAAGAGGAGAAATAGTTAGACAACTAGGTGAAAAATTAAGAGAATATAAAGAGCCACTTGGTAAACTTGTTTCTTACGAAATGGGTAAATCATATCAAGAAGGTTTGGGAGAAGTGCAAGAAATGATCGACATCTGTGATTTTGCTGTAGGTCTTTCAAGACAATTAAATGGTTCAACTTTGCATTCTGAGCGTCCTGCGCACAGAATGTATGATCAGTATCATCCATTAGGAATTGTTGGAATTATTTCAGCATTTAACTTCCCTGTTGCAGTTTGGGCTTGGAATACTGCTTTAGCTTGGATTTGTGGAGACGTTTGTATCTGGAAACCATCTGAAAAAGTTCCTTTAACTGCCATTGCTTGTCAAAAAATTACTGCGCAAGTATTTAAAGCAAATAACATCCCTGAAGGAGTTTCTTCATTGATAATTGGAGATGCTGAGATTGGAAAATTGATGTCAAATGACAAAAGAGTTCCTTTGGTTTCAGCTACCGGTTCAACAAGAATGGGTAAATCTGTTGCTGAAAGCGTAGCTAAAAGATTAGGAAAATCATTGTTAGAATTAGGTGGAAACAACGCTATCATCTTAGCACCATCTGCAGATTTGAAAATGGTTTTACCTGCTACAGTTTTTGGAGCTGTTGGAACAGCAGGACAAAGATGTACTTCAACAAGAAGGTTGATTATTCACGAATCTATTTACGACAACGTAAAAGAGATTTTGACCAACGCATACAAGCAAATTAAAATTGGTAATCCATTAGATGAAAACAATCACATGGGGCCACTAATTGATAAAGATGCTGCAGAAATGTACAAAGCTGCAATTGAAAAAGTAAAAGCTTCAGGTGGTAAAATGTTGGTTGAAGGTGATATTTTAACTGGTGAGGGATATGAATCAGGATGTTACGTTTCTCCATCAATCGCTGAGGTTGAAAACCACTGGGAAATTGTTCAACATGAAACTTTTGCTCCATTGTTGTATTTGATTAAATACTCAGGTGAAGTTTCAAATGCGATAGACATTCAAAATGCAGTTGATCAGGGATTATCTTCAGCTATTTTCACAAACAATATCAGAGAATCTGAATTGTTCTTATCTCAAGCAGGATCTGACTGTGGAATTGCCAACGTAAATATTGGTACTTCTGGTGCAGAAATCGGAGGAGCTTTTGGTGGTGAAAAAGATACTGGAGGAGGAAGAGAATCAGGATCTGATGCTTGGAAAATCTACATGAGAAGACAAACAAATACTATTAATTACTCTACTGAGTTGCCATTGGCACAAGGAATCAAATTTGATTTTTAA
- a CDS encoding c-type cytochrome encodes MSDKNILSKRNWSGLLIVFITSLIVGIYILLAPSKTSVKNSTQESIWTKIEPIEDLETELSDFEKGKSLFKEHCAACHFVDRDMTGPALKGARQRWIDNSTEKNFYQFIKSMDVVVMNGDEYANYLFKLWGVAMTPQNVTNEEIDLIFIYVEDYGPVILPNQ; translated from the coding sequence ATGAGCGATAAAAACATATTGAGTAAGAGGAACTGGAGTGGGTTACTCATTGTGTTTATCACTTCATTAATTGTTGGAATTTATATTCTTTTAGCACCTTCAAAGACATCAGTTAAAAATAGTACTCAAGAATCTATCTGGACTAAAATTGAACCAATTGAAGATTTAGAAACGGAACTGTCAGATTTTGAAAAAGGAAAAAGCTTATTCAAGGAACATTGTGCTGCTTGTCATTTTGTTGACAGAGATATGACTGGTCCTGCGTTAAAAGGCGCACGTCAAAGATGGATTGACAATTCAACGGAAAAGAATTTTTATCAGTTTATCAAAAGTATGGACGTAGTAGTGATGAATGGTGATGAATATGCAAATTATCTTTTCAAATTATGGGGAGTAGCTATGACTCCCCAAAATGTTACAAATGAAGAAATTGACTTAATCTTTATTTATGTAGAAGATTATGGACCAGTAATTCTTCCTAATCAATGA
- a CDS encoding T9SS type A sorting domain-containing protein, which translates to MKNYLILLSLVFLGLSCEQNQQQESSSDTSEKGRGDIIPLMSEGNELDLGSRHAFNLLRLADPSTGEIPAGIERAEREFAATLPTHQYKAQTWIQRGPFNVGGRTRALTLDVADENVMLAGAVSGGIWKTHNGGADWTKVTHDLDPHSITSIAQDTRPGKEHIWYAGTGEQYAIVSQTTFEARYSGNGLLKSTDYGESWEPLLSTQSNTPNTYVQNGDMDYVWRVITDHTNTTEDVVLAAVYNGVFRSADGGDTWSEVLGFTQGGFSTPGSTNIDLIITPSGIIYCTMSSDGPDKGIYRSDDGGLSWTDIKPSNFPSSWGRMAMTVNPLDDNIIWMFGACSSGFGNGHGVFRYEYLSGDGSGTGGSWSNRSAQLPDASCTFPGLTIDIGQLSTQSSFDVHIGIHPVDTSVMYIAGTSIWRNKDAFLHDSTNTWIGGYQCSQYNYDDLEWNLSYPNHHPDQHYLTWLPSNPNVLINANDGGLYRTVDALADSVTWETLNNGYVTTQFYALAIEPGVATSQIIMGGLQDNGTWWTKNDDFDYHWKYIGSGDGMYGALTNGATRYITCKQRGKMYIKEIDGNGNVLAHERLDPENGPTTYNWANSLKLDPSNDNRLFWNGRTKLWRIDSLMQVPITGDRTNAEPNFWVEMDSSKVDLQAGIITDIEMCQSDSNRVWYGTTNAYVYRLDNAYENVDTATKVNISGDNFPNGAYVSCIAVNPFNSDEIVVTFANYNIPSIFVTDDGGQNWTDISGNLEENVDGTGAGPAVFWAEYYVDGTIFVGTSTGLYTTNFPDRTNTVWTLEPGIGNVPVDHMDVRTHDGFMAVATHGLGVFSTYLDPGYLHTEKIEKTTEGLVAYPTITKDWVTVKMPISATDISLYSLSGQLLYKSKMTGSKQIDVSTFNAGTYIIVASNKDQKWTAKVIKQ; encoded by the coding sequence ATGAAAAATTATCTTATTCTCTTATCACTGGTATTTTTAGGATTGTCTTGTGAGCAAAATCAGCAACAAGAATCTAGTTCAGATACCTCAGAAAAAGGTCGTGGAGACATTATTCCGCTAATGAGTGAAGGAAATGAGTTGGATTTGGGAAGCAGACATGCGTTTAACTTATTGCGATTAGCTGATCCATCTACAGGAGAAATTCCGGCAGGAATTGAAAGAGCAGAACGTGAATTTGCAGCTACTTTACCAACGCACCAATACAAGGCGCAAACCTGGATTCAAAGAGGACCTTTTAATGTTGGAGGAAGAACAAGGGCATTGACTTTAGATGTGGCAGACGAAAACGTAATGTTAGCAGGAGCAGTTTCAGGTGGAATTTGGAAAACACATAATGGTGGTGCAGATTGGACCAAAGTAACACATGATCTAGATCCACATTCAATCACTTCAATTGCGCAGGATACACGTCCGGGAAAAGAACACATTTGGTATGCCGGAACAGGTGAACAATATGCTATTGTAAGCCAAACCACATTTGAAGCCAGATACAGTGGAAATGGATTATTGAAAAGTACAGACTACGGCGAAAGCTGGGAGCCATTGTTATCTACTCAAAGTAATACCCCAAACACTTATGTTCAAAACGGAGACATGGACTACGTTTGGAGAGTGATAACTGATCACACAAATACCACTGAAGATGTTGTTTTAGCAGCAGTTTATAATGGAGTTTTCAGATCTGCAGATGGTGGAGATACCTGGTCAGAGGTTTTAGGATTTACACAAGGAGGTTTCAGTACACCTGGATCTACAAATATTGACTTGATTATCACACCTTCAGGAATTATCTATTGCACAATGTCAAGTGATGGACCTGATAAAGGAATTTACAGATCAGATGATGGCGGATTAAGTTGGACGGATATTAAACCTTCTAATTTCCCAAGTTCTTGGGGTAGAATGGCCATGACTGTTAATCCTTTAGATGATAATATTATTTGGATGTTTGGTGCTTGCAGCTCAGGATTTGGAAACGGACACGGAGTATTCAGATACGAGTATTTATCAGGAGATGGATCAGGAACCGGAGGAAGCTGGAGTAACCGCTCCGCTCAATTACCTGATGCCAGTTGTACATTCCCTGGTTTAACCATTGATATAGGACAATTGAGCACGCAATCTTCTTTTGATGTACACATTGGAATTCATCCGGTAGATACTTCTGTTATGTACATTGCCGGAACATCAATTTGGAGAAATAAAGATGCCTTTTTACACGATTCAACAAACACATGGATTGGAGGATATCAATGCAGTCAGTATAACTATGATGATTTAGAATGGAACTTAAGTTATCCAAATCATCATCCAGACCAGCATTACCTTACCTGGTTGCCATCTAATCCAAATGTATTGATCAATGCAAATGATGGAGGATTATACAGAACTGTAGATGCATTGGCAGATTCAGTAACATGGGAAACATTGAACAATGGATATGTGACTACACAATTTTATGCTTTGGCTATAGAACCTGGAGTGGCCACTTCGCAAATTATTATGGGAGGTTTGCAGGATAACGGAACCTGGTGGACCAAGAATGATGATTTTGATTATCACTGGAAATATATTGGTTCTGGAGATGGAATGTACGGAGCATTAACAAATGGAGCTACCAGATACATTACTTGTAAACAAAGAGGTAAGATGTACATTAAAGAAATTGATGGCAACGGAAATGTGTTGGCGCATGAAAGACTAGATCCTGAAAACGGACCAACAACTTATAATTGGGCCAACAGTTTAAAACTGGATCCATCAAACGACAACAGGTTATTTTGGAATGGACGCACCAAATTGTGGAGAATTGACAGCTTAATGCAAGTACCAATTACCGGGGATAGAACAAATGCTGAACCTAATTTTTGGGTAGAGATGGATAGCAGTAAGGTTGATTTGCAAGCAGGGATCATTACCGATATTGAAATGTGTCAATCAGATTCAAATAGAGTTTGGTACGGAACTACCAATGCCTATGTTTACAGATTAGACAATGCATATGAAAATGTAGATACAGCTACAAAAGTGAACATCTCAGGAGACAATTTCCCTAATGGAGCATATGTTTCATGTATTGCCGTGAATCCATTTAACTCAGATGAAATAGTAGTGACATTTGCCAATTACAACATCCCTTCCATCTTTGTTACAGATGATGGAGGACAAAACTGGACAGACATTTCAGGTAATTTAGAAGAGAATGTAGACGGAACAGGTGCAGGACCGGCAGTATTTTGGGCAGAATATTATGTAGACGGAACCATTTTTGTAGGAACTTCAACTGGATTGTACACTACCAATTTCCCTGACAGAACTAATACTGTTTGGACATTAGAACCCGGAATTGGAAATGTGCCGGTTGATCACATGGATGTAAGAACACATGATGGATTTATGGCGGTTGCAACGCATGGTTTGGGTGTGTTTTCTACTTATTTAGATCCGGGATATTTGCACACCGAAAAAATTGAAAAAACAACAGAAGGTTTGGTAGCTTATCCTACAATCACAAAAGATTGGGTGACAGTAAAAATGCCAATTTCTGCAACAGATATTAGTCTTTACAGCCTAAGTGGACAGTTATTGTACAAGTCAAAAATGACAGGCTCAAAGCAAATTGATGTATCTACATTTAATGCAGGAACCTACATTATAGTGGCTTCTAATAAAGATCAAAAGTGGACCGCAAAGGTGATTAAGCAGTAG
- a CDS encoding VWA domain-containing protein: MRFSLLFIITFFSVITMAQVKPSKTSFDFGDLYTGSQTYTDITFKNTSDKVQYLLTIDKPMDVYYIYSAKRIMPDSSITIRFQINERRKGKFKYDVGVYFSEPREAINISLSGNVKENQNNGGGMTACPDFNAKPPDQVNLFDMVVRVIDSNTREPIKNSKVYIVEKGELVDAMLTNSKGVIKKRLMLGYFYITAEKDGYNSNYYEGYMNYKRNYVEIELSMDNIKEPEIVEEIEEEEEIVEEVEEVVEIVEEEEEIVEEPEEEEVIEEEEEVEIVEEVKPDPVPEVEKVPLDELPDSVFTEGYFKYNNITFILDVSASMNGMGKMDLLRMSMIELAKILRPNDMISMIKYSSEVETVMEGADGSQKDMIIETVKGLRTSGMTAGGDAIKAAYRLNRKNYIEGGNNIVIMITDGVFNKGDKNYLKTIEKYYNSQGIIFSVVGIKTSDFITTHMKNVVSNGGGDFIRILTVPDAQTKLIEEIKRTSFRFTTE; encoded by the coding sequence ATGCGATTTAGCCTTCTTTTTATTATCACTTTTTTCAGTGTCATTACCATGGCACAAGTAAAGCCGTCAAAAACCAGCTTTGATTTTGGTGATTTATATACAGGTTCGCAGACATATACAGATATCACCTTTAAAAATACCTCAGATAAAGTTCAATATTTGCTGACAATTGATAAGCCAATGGATGTGTATTATATCTATTCGGCAAAGCGCATTATGCCTGACAGTTCTATCACTATCAGATTTCAAATAAATGAGCGTAGAAAGGGAAAGTTTAAATATGATGTTGGTGTTTATTTCTCAGAACCAAGAGAGGCCATTAATATTTCCTTGAGCGGGAATGTCAAAGAGAATCAAAACAATGGTGGTGGGATGACAGCCTGTCCTGATTTTAATGCTAAACCGCCAGATCAGGTGAATTTGTTTGACATGGTAGTAAGGGTAATAGATTCTAACACCAGAGAACCCATTAAAAATTCAAAAGTTTACATAGTTGAAAAAGGAGAGTTGGTAGACGCAATGCTAACCAATAGTAAGGGAGTTATTAAGAAGAGACTCATGTTAGGATATTTCTACATCACAGCAGAAAAGGATGGTTATAATTCTAATTACTATGAGGGCTACATGAATTATAAGAGAAATTATGTGGAGATAGAGTTGAGCATGGACAACATCAAAGAGCCCGAAATTGTTGAAGAAATTGAAGAGGAAGAAGAGATTGTTGAAGAAGTAGAGGAAGTAGTTGAGATTGTTGAAGAGGAGGAGGAAATAGTTGAAGAGCCTGAAGAAGAGGAGGTGATTGAAGAAGAAGAGGAAGTGGAGATTGTAGAAGAAGTAAAACCTGATCCGGTTCCGGAAGTGGAGAAAGTGCCACTAGATGAATTACCAGATTCGGTTTTTACTGAAGGGTATTTTAAATACAACAACATCACCTTTATTTTGGATGTTTCCGCTTCAATGAACGGAATGGGTAAAATGGATTTACTGAGAATGTCAATGATTGAGCTGGCAAAGATTTTAAGACCAAACGATATGATTTCAATGATCAAGTATTCATCTGAGGTGGAGACTGTAATGGAAGGAGCTGATGGTAGTCAAAAAGACATGATAATTGAAACGGTTAAAGGATTGAGAACGTCCGGTATGACTGCTGGAGGAGACGCAATTAAAGCAGCTTACAGATTGAATAGAAAAAACTACATTGAAGGAGGTAACAATATTGTTATAATGATTACAGACGGTGTATTTAATAAAGGAGATAAAAATTATCTGAAAACCATAGAGAAATACTATAATTCACAAGGCATTATATTCTCAGTTGTAGGAATTAAAACATCTGATTTTATTACTACACACATGAAAAATGTAGTGAGTAATGGTGGTGGAGATTTTATCCGAATTTTAACTGTTCCGGATGCTCAAACTAAATTGATAGAAGAGATTAAGAGAACTTCTTTCAGATTTACTACTGAGTAG
- a CDS encoding acyl-CoA carboxylase subunit beta, whose protein sequence is MSTKLEELQSKQAEALQGGGEKRIESQHSKGKLTARERINLLLDDGSFEEIGMLTTHRSTNFGLDKQQFYGDGVITGYGTINGRPAYVFSQDFTVFGGSLAEIHAKKIVRIMDLALQNGIPLIGLNDSGGARIQEGVVSLGGYADIFYRNTIASGVIPQISAIMGPCAGGAVYSPALTDFTYMVQDSSFMFVTGPNVVKTVTHEEVTSEELGGASTHSQKSGVAHFAVENDLKCINDIKRLLSYLPQNCEEESPKYHFEEKTQIRKELNDIVPDNPNQPYDMKEVINNIVDEGSFYEVHQNFAENIIVGFAFLNGKSIGIVANQPAVLAGVLDIDASNKAGRFVRFCDSFNIPLLVLEDVPGFLPGTDQEWNGIITNGAKLLYAFCEATVPRITVITRKAYGGAYDVMNSKHIGADMNYAWPSAEIAVMGAKGAAEIIFRKEIQEAADPEAKWKEKEAEYAELFANPYNAAKHGFIDEVIEPLDTRKKLIRAFEMLKNKVAHLPKKKHGNIPL, encoded by the coding sequence ATGAGCACAAAATTGGAAGAACTACAAAGTAAGCAAGCTGAGGCCTTGCAAGGAGGTGGCGAAAAACGCATTGAATCACAACACTCAAAAGGAAAACTAACTGCCAGAGAAAGAATCAATTTACTTTTGGATGATGGTTCATTTGAAGAAATTGGAATGCTTACCACCCATAGATCTACCAATTTTGGTTTAGATAAACAGCAATTTTACGGTGATGGTGTTATTACCGGTTACGGTACCATAAATGGAAGACCTGCATATGTGTTTTCACAAGATTTTACCGTTTTTGGAGGATCTTTAGCAGAAATTCACGCCAAAAAGATTGTTAGAATCATGGATTTGGCACTTCAAAACGGAATTCCATTAATTGGTTTAAATGATTCAGGTGGTGCCAGAATTCAAGAAGGAGTTGTTTCATTGGGTGGATATGCAGATATTTTTTATCGAAACACTATAGCATCTGGAGTAATTCCTCAGATTTCAGCGATTATGGGGCCATGCGCAGGTGGAGCAGTTTACTCTCCAGCTTTGACTGATTTTACCTACATGGTGCAAGACTCTTCATTTATGTTTGTAACAGGACCAAACGTAGTTAAAACTGTAACGCATGAAGAAGTTACTTCTGAAGAATTAGGAGGAGCATCAACTCATTCGCAAAAATCAGGTGTAGCGCATTTTGCAGTTGAAAATGATTTGAAATGTATCAATGACATTAAAAGATTATTGTCTTACCTGCCTCAAAACTGTGAAGAAGAATCTCCTAAATACCACTTTGAAGAGAAAACTCAAATTCGCAAAGAATTAAATGATATAGTTCCGGATAATCCGAACCAACCATATGACATGAAAGAAGTAATCAACAATATTGTTGACGAAGGATCTTTCTATGAAGTACATCAAAATTTTGCTGAAAACATAATAGTTGGTTTCGCCTTTTTGAATGGAAAAAGTATTGGAATAGTAGCTAATCAACCTGCGGTTTTAGCCGGTGTATTAGATATTGATGCATCTAACAAAGCAGGACGATTTGTTCGTTTTTGTGATTCATTTAATATTCCTCTTTTGGTTTTAGAAGATGTTCCCGGATTTTTACCTGGTACAGATCAGGAATGGAACGGAATCATCACCAACGGAGCTAAATTATTGTATGCATTTTGTGAGGCAACAGTTCCAAGAATTACTGTTATTACGCGAAAAGCATATGGTGGAGCATATGATGTAATGAATTCAAAGCACATTGGTGCGGATATGAATTACGCATGGCCTTCTGCAGAAATTGCTGTAATGGGAGCAAAAGGAGCCGCTGAAATCATCTTTAGAAAAGAAATTCAAGAAGCAGCAGATCCTGAAGCTAAATGGAAAGAAAAAGAAGCAGAATATGCCGAATTATTTGCCAATCCATATAATGCAGCTAAGCACGGATTTATAGATGAGGTAATTGAACCTTTAGATACTAGAAAAAAACTGATCCGCGCATTTGAGATGTTGAAAAACAAGGTTGCTCATCTTCCTAAAAAGAAGCATGGCAACATACCACTATAA
- a CDS encoding polymorphic toxin type 23 domain-containing protein yields the protein MKKLLIIAISLLPFFGKTQENPVPSFYGISAGLSFSFGTHVNRLGVNLSAYYTYSIAQANGGIKGYYNFRSFGLKEKGWELQLSSGFQVGFGRKDSARSPFIGEAENNLLQDYSLGYDYLVYLDNNKTSQTGGILSVNILDFKFATQNDLFGFGQGWRDRFRTGAFLFEYRYQFFKFGISSTIWTDDYTACSKVLDSEYPARFGYKKDNNCKYNGHCISTLGLRVNYILPAPIILSQNAQIDIGIDAEQIRNLVQNKMIHDHYPIPEKLIKRNPCHIPMQAHEGGQFLYKEGQKVEKPSFYFNAGLNQNLFY from the coding sequence GTGAAAAAGCTTTTAATTATAGCCATTAGCTTGCTGCCATTTTTTGGTAAAACACAAGAAAATCCTGTGCCGTCATTTTACGGTATTTCGGCAGGATTGAGCTTTTCTTTTGGAACACATGTAAATCGTCTGGGAGTTAATTTATCTGCTTATTACACCTACAGTATTGCACAAGCAAATGGAGGAATAAAAGGCTATTATAATTTCAGATCTTTTGGACTGAAAGAAAAAGGATGGGAATTACAACTTTCCTCAGGTTTTCAAGTAGGATTTGGAAGAAAAGATTCTGCCAGAAGTCCGTTTATTGGTGAAGCAGAAAATAACCTCTTACAGGATTATTCATTAGGCTATGATTATCTTGTTTATTTAGACAACAATAAAACATCTCAAACCGGCGGTATCCTAAGCGTAAACATCCTGGATTTTAAATTCGCCACGCAGAATGATTTATTTGGTTTTGGTCAGGGTTGGAGGGACAGATTTAGAACAGGAGCTTTTCTTTTTGAATACAGATATCAGTTTTTCAAATTTGGTATTTCATCCACCATTTGGACTGATGACTACACAGCTTGTTCAAAGGTATTAGATTCAGAATATCCTGCCAGATTTGGTTACAAAAAAGACAATAACTGCAAATATAATGGCCATTGTATCAGCACACTTGGTTTGCGCGTAAACTACATTTTACCGGCACCCATAATTCTCAGTCAAAATGCTCAAATTGATATCGGAATTGATGCAGAACAAATACGAAATTTGGTTCAAAATAAAATGATTCACGATCATTATCCTATTCCCGAAAAACTAATTAAGCGCAATCCTTGTCACATTCCTATGCAAGCGCATGAAGGAGGACAGTTTTTATATAAAGAAGGACAAAAAGTTGAAAAGCCTTCATTCTACTTTAATGCAGGATTAAATCAAAATTTATTCTACTAG